A single window of Fischerella sp. PCC 9605 DNA harbors:
- the phaA gene encoding acetyl-CoA acetyltransferase PhaA codes for MHDVYIVSALRTPLGRFGGVLADFSPIDLGAHVMRSALDRAGVPPEALDLYIMGNVLRAGHGQLLPRQAALKAGIPEAVNGYAVDMVCSSGMIGLINATLAIRCGEADIVLAGGMESMSQTGFFLSHRARWGYKLLLGAPEQLTDILLHDGLMDATTGEGMGEQTERIAEIHGFTRQDLDQIALDSHQRAAAATEQGSFKNEIAPIEVTTKKGTQIVDSDEGIRSDTTLETLAKLRPAFKKDGVLTAGNSSQITDGAAALILASQSAVDKYGLKPIAKVLGGSWEGGETWRFVEMPIGATKKLLEKLNLKISDFDLFENNEAFAVSSLLFHRMLEIPLDKLNVNGGSIALGHPIGASGARIVVTLINALQERDLSLGMAALCHGTGGGTAIAIEKV; via the coding sequence ATGCACGACGTGTACATTGTTTCAGCATTACGCACGCCCCTCGGTCGCTTTGGAGGCGTACTGGCAGATTTTTCACCAATTGATTTGGGTGCCCACGTGATGCGATCTGCCTTAGACCGGGCAGGTGTACCACCAGAAGCATTAGACCTGTATATTATGGGCAACGTACTCAGGGCAGGACACGGACAGTTATTGCCCCGCCAAGCCGCTCTTAAGGCCGGGATTCCGGAAGCGGTGAATGGATATGCGGTTGATATGGTTTGTTCCTCAGGCATGATCGGTCTGATTAATGCTACTCTAGCGATCCGGTGTGGCGAAGCAGACATCGTTCTGGCTGGGGGGATGGAATCAATGTCCCAGACTGGCTTTTTCCTCTCCCACAGAGCTAGGTGGGGTTACAAACTTCTCTTAGGTGCACCAGAGCAGTTAACGGACATCTTACTCCACGACGGGTTGATGGATGCAACTACAGGGGAAGGCATGGGAGAGCAAACCGAGCGGATAGCGGAAATTCATGGATTTACCCGCCAAGATTTGGATCAGATCGCACTCGATTCTCATCAGCGAGCAGCTGCCGCGACGGAGCAAGGCAGCTTCAAGAATGAGATTGCCCCGATAGAAGTCACTACCAAAAAAGGTACGCAGATAGTAGATAGCGATGAGGGAATTCGTTCGGATACGACATTGGAAACTCTGGCAAAACTACGCCCTGCCTTTAAAAAGGATGGTGTTCTCACAGCAGGAAACAGCAGTCAGATTACTGATGGAGCAGCAGCCCTGATTTTAGCCAGCCAATCAGCGGTGGACAAGTATGGATTGAAGCCCATTGCTAAGGTACTAGGGGGAAGTTGGGAAGGTGGTGAAACTTGGCGCTTTGTGGAAATGCCAATTGGAGCAACCAAGAAGTTGTTAGAAAAACTCAACCTGAAGATTTCTGACTTTGACCTGTTTGAGAATAACGAGGCTTTCGCGGTTAGCTCCTTACTCTTCCATCGCATGCTGGAGATTCCGCTTGACAAGTTGAACGTCAATGGAGGATCGATCGCCCTAGGTCATCCTATTGGCGCTTCTGGTGCAAGAATTGTCGTCACACTGATTAACGCCTTGCAAGAGCGGGATCTCAGCCTCGGCATGGCAGCACTTTGTCATGGAACAGGAGGCGGCACAGCGATCGCCATTGAAAAAGTATAA
- the phaC gene encoding class III poly(R)-hydroxyalkanoic acid synthase subunit PhaC — translation MKLKRKQTHQLQKSRQQMNSSNQELDSTVVGRKHKAMLPFLMQMRLEDASDEYTELTKKVFKGIENLSRLREEDIEIGSTPREVVYREDKLILYRFQPIVEQPLSIPVLIVYALVNRPFMVDLQEDRSLVANLLKLGLDIYLIDWGYPTRADRWLTLDDYINGYINNCVDFIRTKHGLDKINLLGICQGGTFSLCYSAIYPEKVKNLIVMVTPVDFQISDALLYMRGGCTVGAEALDIDLMVNSLGNIPGDFLNFEFLMLKPRQLGIQKYLDFPEIMHSEDKLLNFLRMEKWIFDSPDQAGEAYRQFLKDFYQANKLIKGEVMIGDKQVNLGNVCMPILNLYAEKDHLVPPKSSIALEKYVGTNDYTVLSFPVGHIGMYVSGKVQRDLPPVIANWLNARAD, via the coding sequence ATGAAGCTCAAGCGCAAGCAAACCCACCAACTCCAGAAAAGCCGCCAACAGATGAACAGCAGTAACCAAGAACTTGATTCAACAGTTGTAGGGAGGAAACACAAAGCCATGCTGCCGTTTCTAATGCAAATGCGTCTTGAGGACGCAAGCGATGAGTATACAGAACTAACCAAAAAGGTATTCAAAGGTATTGAAAATTTGAGCCGCCTGCGGGAGGAAGACATTGAAATTGGTTCTACCCCTAGAGAGGTGGTCTATCGCGAAGACAAGTTGATCCTCTACCGATTTCAGCCGATAGTTGAGCAGCCATTGAGCATTCCTGTCCTGATCGTCTATGCTTTGGTCAATCGTCCGTTCATGGTTGATTTACAAGAAGATCGATCGCTTGTTGCTAATTTACTCAAACTGGGTTTGGATATTTACCTGATTGATTGGGGCTATCCCACCCGCGCTGACCGTTGGCTGACCCTAGATGACTACATTAACGGCTATATCAATAACTGTGTAGATTTCATCAGGACAAAGCATGGTTTAGACAAGATTAATCTGCTAGGAATTTGTCAGGGCGGAACATTCAGCCTCTGCTACAGTGCTATCTATCCAGAAAAGGTCAAAAACCTGATCGTGATGGTTACCCCAGTAGATTTTCAAATCTCGGATGCGCTTTTGTATATGCGCGGGGGCTGTACCGTGGGAGCAGAGGCTTTAGACATTGACCTGATGGTAAATTCTTTAGGCAATATTCCCGGCGATTTTCTCAATTTTGAGTTTTTAATGCTCAAGCCTCGGCAGTTGGGAATTCAAAAATATCTAGACTTTCCAGAGATCATGCACAGCGAGGACAAGCTACTGAACTTTCTACGTATGGAAAAATGGATCTTTGACAGTCCGGATCAGGCAGGGGAAGCCTACCGACAGTTCCTCAAGGATTTCTATCAGGCAAATAAACTCATTAAGGGTGAGGTGATGATTGGAGACAAGCAGGTCAATTTAGGTAATGTTTGTATGCCTATACTGAATCTTTATGCCGAAAAAGATCACTTGGTACCGCCTAAGTCTTCTATAGCCTTGGAGAAGTATGTTGGTACAAATGATTACACAGTACTTTCTTTCCCTGTGGGACATATCGGTATGTATGTCAGCGGTAAAGTGCAGCGGGATTTGCCACCTGTAATTGCAAATTGGTTGAACGCACGTGCTGATTAA
- a CDS encoding SDR family oxidoreductase, whose protein sequence is MQLKPINQQVVAVVGASSGIGREAALQFARRGAKVVVSARSQPGLASLVDEIRRFGGVATAVVADVTVFDQVKAIADKAVEEYGRLDTWVHAPAVALFATVDNIKPEEFQRVIDINLTGQAYGAMAALPHLKREGRGALIHISSMLGRRSLPLQSPYCAAKHGIEGFLESLRVELQHEGIPISVTNVMPASINTPFYNNALTKLGVKPSAPPPYYDPSLVANAILYVASHPTRDFIVGDAARALDLLQRISPSLLDYLFALFGFQLQRTNEPKSEDAPNNLYEPIPYHDRVKGDFNNLVIPSFFDWLDMNPLLKWSAIASSVGLALLASQSLYFWSYVESAIARSVELTLLAAQGFPNGQ, encoded by the coding sequence ATGCAACTGAAGCCAATAAATCAGCAGGTCGTTGCAGTCGTTGGGGCTTCCAGCGGCATCGGACGTGAGGCAGCCCTCCAGTTTGCAAGGCGAGGAGCAAAGGTGGTTGTCTCTGCTCGCAGTCAGCCAGGGCTGGCGTCCTTGGTGGATGAGATTAGACGCTTTGGCGGTGTGGCAACCGCTGTAGTTGCCGATGTGACGGTATTCGATCAGGTGAAGGCGATCGCAGACAAAGCTGTGGAAGAGTATGGGCGACTCGATACGTGGGTGCATGCCCCCGCTGTCGCCCTTTTTGCCACTGTCGATAATATAAAACCAGAAGAATTTCAGCGTGTTATCGATATCAACCTGACCGGTCAGGCATACGGTGCGATGGCGGCGCTACCTCATCTCAAGCGTGAGGGGCGGGGGGCGCTGATCCACATCTCTTCAATGTTGGGTAGGCGATCGCTTCCACTTCAAAGTCCCTACTGCGCCGCCAAGCACGGGATCGAGGGCTTTCTCGAATCCCTGCGTGTAGAGCTGCAACATGAGGGAATACCCATCAGTGTGACGAATGTGATGCCCGCATCGATCAACACACCCTTCTACAACAATGCTCTCACAAAGTTAGGTGTGAAGCCGTCAGCACCACCGCCCTATTACGATCCCAGCCTGGTGGCTAACGCCATCCTCTACGTTGCCTCTCATCCCACCCGTGACTTTATCGTTGGGGATGCAGCTAGGGCGCTAGATTTGCTACAGCGGATCTCGCCGTCACTTTTAGATTACTTGTTTGCACTCTTCGGCTTCCAGCTCCAGCGTACCAATGAGCCGAAGTCTGAAGATGCGCCAAATAATCTGTATGAGCCGATCCCATACCACGACAGAGTTAAAGGAGACTTTAACAACCTGGTAATACCGAGCTTTTTTGATTGGTTGGATATGAATCCGCTCCTCAAGTGGAGTGCGATCGCGAGCTCGGTTGGGTTAGCGTTACTGGCTTCACAAAGCTTATACTTCTGGAGTTACGTTGAAAGTGCGATCGCGAGATCGGTCGAGTTAACATTGCTGGCAGCACAAGGATTTCCAAACGGACAGTGA
- the phaE gene encoding class III poly(R)-hydroxyalkanoic acid synthase subunit PhaE: MEKETNSWSGMADQLMKTWTEVGTQAWKSWFDLMGLAARNPIADTKPGMESINQRFVENQELLLRLLKLSFNTWQDIFPKVESGEDWQYSLKNYTEQLRSQVDDFSKGTLKVNQNAAELWQLYIKEMQKFSQLWANALGASMGPLSQAAVTRTSQPWIELNNLYWNLLYEETFGSLMQIPLLGPTREFNNKLLGAFDGWTKLYRASIDYQILLADIQAQSFEELMRELISLAEKGEKVKDWRQFQELWGRTADEVFEKAFCSEENLKVRGRFLNALNNYRLDQQELVEVWMKTMNMPLRSEVDEVHKSIYELRKEVKNLKKTLAKYEAQAQANPPTPEKPPTDEQQ, encoded by the coding sequence ATGGAAAAAGAAACGAATTCCTGGAGTGGTATGGCGGATCAACTCATGAAAACTTGGACGGAGGTCGGCACTCAAGCGTGGAAAAGCTGGTTTGACCTGATGGGGTTAGCAGCTCGCAATCCGATCGCAGATACCAAACCAGGAATGGAGTCTATTAATCAACGGTTTGTAGAAAATCAGGAACTGCTGCTCCGCTTACTCAAACTATCATTTAATACCTGGCAAGATATCTTTCCAAAAGTTGAATCTGGGGAAGACTGGCAATATTCCCTAAAGAACTACACGGAGCAACTACGCAGTCAAGTTGACGACTTTTCTAAGGGAACCCTTAAAGTCAATCAAAATGCAGCAGAGTTATGGCAGCTCTACATCAAAGAGATGCAAAAGTTTAGCCAACTGTGGGCGAATGCCCTGGGGGCATCTATGGGGCCGCTGAGTCAGGCAGCAGTTACCCGCACTAGCCAACCTTGGATTGAGCTAAACAACCTCTACTGGAACTTACTGTATGAGGAGACCTTTGGCAGTTTGATGCAGATTCCCCTGCTGGGACCTACCCGTGAATTTAACAACAAATTACTGGGAGCATTTGATGGCTGGACAAAACTCTATCGAGCAAGTATCGACTATCAGATTTTACTGGCTGACATCCAAGCGCAATCCTTTGAAGAACTGATGCGAGAACTGATCTCGCTCGCGGAAAAAGGCGAAAAGGTCAAAGACTGGCGGCAGTTTCAGGAACTCTGGGGCCGCACTGCCGATGAAGTGTTTGAGAAGGCATTTTGTTCCGAAGAAAACCTCAAGGTTCGGGGCAGGTTCTTGAATGCTCTCAATAACTACAGACTCGATCAGCAAGAGCTTGTGGAAGTGTGGATGAAAACGATGAATATGCCTCTACGCAGCGAAGTGGACGAAGTTCACAAAAGTATCTACGAGCTGCGCAAAGAGGTTAAGAACCTAAAAAAAACCTTAGCCAAATATGAAGCTCAAGCGCAAGCAAACCCACCAACTCCAGAAAAGCCGCCAACAGATGAACAGCAGTAA
- a CDS encoding thylakoid-associated protein, translated as MPPHFLPKPARMGYLAVKRQMYTTYFDDYQKQFNEWQKQFSDWQKKFFDTLLESLPNVQGEVNPSQAFDQSLDFQAEIVKSFLEAQEKNNRMMLDAQKKFWEDYFERMRKKPAAASS; from the coding sequence ATGCCGCCCCACTTCCTCCCCAAACCAGCAAGAATGGGGTATCTAGCGGTTAAACGTCAAATGTATACCACCTATTTTGACGACTACCAAAAGCAGTTCAATGAGTGGCAGAAACAGTTTAGCGACTGGCAGAAAAAGTTTTTCGACACTTTGCTGGAAAGTTTGCCAAATGTACAAGGAGAGGTCAATCCCTCACAAGCCTTTGATCAATCCCTTGATTTCCAAGCAGAAATAGTCAAATCCTTCCTAGAAGCCCAAGAAAAAAACAACCGAATGATGCTAGACGCTCAAAAGAAATTCTGGGAAGACTATTTTGAAAGGATGCGGAAAAAGCCAGCCGCTGCCAGTAGTTAG
- the aceA gene encoding isocitrate lyase produces the protein MSEHTFETLVPSAPKGRFDGIQRAYTPEDVVKLRGSIDICYTLAEMGANRLWELLHSEDYINALGAVTGNQAMQMVRAGLKAIYLSGWQVAADANLAGTMYPDQSLYPSNSGPELCRRINRTFQRSDQIQHLEGKDDIYWFAPIVADAEAGFGGPLNSFEIMKAYIEAGAAAVHYEDQLASEKKCGHLGGKVLIPTAAHIRNLNAARLAADIMGVPTLIVARTDAESAKLITSDVDERDLPFITGERTAEGFYRLRPGTGLAHCIARGLAYAPYADLLWWETSKPNLKEARLFAEAVHREFPGKLLAYNCSPSFNWKANLDNATIANFQKELGAMGYKFQFVTLAGFHSLNHGMFDLARSYRQTGMTAYAELQEAEFASESDGYSAVRHQREVGTGYFDAVSVAISGGQSSTTALAASTETQQFQSPTEYQGSHVSIDYQNQQETFHAEFVNAVYRQGTKAYEDFAKEAHYTRMKEAYKEIEEFTRLDDE, from the coding sequence ATGAGTGAACATACTTTTGAAACCCTTGTTCCTAGTGCTCCTAAAGGTCGCTTTGACGGAATTCAACGTGCATATACCCCTGAAGATGTGGTTAAACTGCGTGGTTCAATCGACATCTGCTATACCCTTGCCGAAATGGGTGCAAACAGGCTTTGGGAACTGCTGCACAGCGAAGACTATATCAATGCGCTTGGTGCGGTGACGGGAAATCAAGCGATGCAGATGGTGCGTGCTGGTTTGAAGGCAATTTACCTATCTGGCTGGCAGGTTGCGGCGGATGCGAACCTGGCAGGAACTATGTATCCCGACCAAAGTCTGTATCCGTCGAATAGCGGGCCAGAATTATGCCGTCGCATTAACCGGACATTCCAGCGATCTGACCAAATTCAGCATTTAGAAGGAAAAGACGATATCTACTGGTTTGCTCCGATTGTTGCCGATGCAGAAGCCGGGTTTGGCGGCCCCTTAAATAGCTTTGAAATTATGAAAGCCTACATCGAGGCTGGTGCGGCTGCGGTGCATTACGAAGATCAACTGGCTTCAGAGAAGAAATGCGGTCATCTAGGTGGCAAAGTGTTAATTCCAACAGCCGCCCACATTCGCAACCTAAATGCAGCAAGGCTAGCAGCTGATATCATGGGTGTTCCGACGCTGATTGTTGCCCGTACGGATGCTGAGAGTGCCAAATTGATTACTAGCGATGTCGATGAGCGAGATTTACCTTTTATTACAGGGGAACGGACAGCAGAAGGATTCTATCGCTTAAGACCGGGCACAGGGCTGGCACATTGCATTGCCCGTGGGTTAGCCTATGCACCTTATGCAGACTTGTTGTGGTGGGAAACCTCCAAACCGAATTTGAAAGAAGCTCGCCTATTTGCTGAAGCCGTTCATCGAGAGTTTCCGGGTAAACTGTTGGCTTATAACTGCTCTCCTTCTTTTAACTGGAAAGCCAACTTAGATAATGCCACAATTGCCAATTTCCAGAAGGAACTGGGAGCGATGGGCTATAAATTCCAGTTCGTGACCTTGGCTGGATTCCACTCTCTGAATCATGGCATGTTTGACCTAGCTCGTAGCTATCGCCAGACCGGGATGACCGCTTATGCCGAATTGCAGGAAGCCGAGTTTGCGAGTGAGTCGGATGGATATAGTGCAGTGCGTCATCAACGCGAAGTTGGCACGGGATATTTTGATGCCGTTTCAGTTGCCATTTCCGGTGGACAATCATCGACAACGGCGCTGGCAGCCTCTACCGAGACGCAACAGTTTCAGTCTCCGACAGAATATCAAGGTTCTCATGTGAGTATTGACTATCAAAATCAGCAAGAAACTTTTCACGCAGAGTTTGTCAATGCAGTTTATCGGCAAGGGACAAAAGCATATGAGGATTTTGCCAAAGAAGCCCACTACACTCGCATGAAGGAGGCTTATAAAGAAATAGAAGAATTTACCCGACTGGATGATGAATAA
- the aceB gene encoding malate synthase A: protein MASTVSVQRNKSPANGIEVRGKVSGEYGEILTAEALDFIAMLQRRFGAERSRLLKLRETIQQQLDAGWLPDFPSETAAIRNSDWKVAPIPPDLQDRRVEITGPSDRKMVINALNSGANVFMADFEDANSPTWDNMVSGQINLRDAVNRTIEFSDRKTGKTYKLNEKTAVLIARPRGWHLLEEHILVDGQPMSGSLFDFGLYFFHNAHKLLENGSGPYFYLPKLENRHEAALWNEVFVAAQEALGLSVGTIKATVLIETILAAFEMDEILHALRDHIVGLNCGRWDYIFSFIKKFRNRPDFVLPDRHQVTMTTHFLRSYSLLTIKTCHRRGAFAMGGMAAQIPIKTDPAANEAALAKVKADKEREAGDGHDGTWVAHPALVPIAREVFDSKMSGLNQLSVLRDDITITAADLLTVPTGAITETGLRNNIRVGILYLTSWLAGSGCVPLFNLMEDAATSEICRAQIWQWLHHNAALEDGRTVDRSLFQAILDEEIAALRQEIAAHSPWQATFDKAIDLFVGLVTADNFEEFLTLPAYRYLVSF from the coding sequence ATGGCCTCCACCGTCTCTGTACAAAGAAATAAATCTCCAGCAAATGGCATAGAAGTTCGCGGCAAAGTTTCTGGGGAATACGGTGAAATTTTGACCGCAGAGGCGCTAGATTTTATTGCCATGCTCCAGCGTCGCTTTGGTGCTGAGCGATCGCGCCTGCTCAAACTGCGAGAAACGATCCAGCAACAACTTGATGCAGGTTGGCTACCCGACTTTCCATCCGAAACAGCAGCGATACGCAATAGTGACTGGAAAGTTGCCCCAATTCCCCCAGATTTGCAAGATCGCCGTGTTGAAATTACCGGGCCGAGCGATCGCAAAATGGTCATCAATGCCCTAAACTCTGGGGCTAATGTGTTTATGGCTGATTTTGAAGATGCCAATAGTCCCACCTGGGACAATATGGTGTCCGGTCAAATTAATTTGCGCGATGCTGTCAACCGCACCATCGAATTTAGCGATCGCAAAACTGGCAAAACCTACAAACTCAATGAAAAAACAGCCGTTTTGATTGCTCGCCCTCGTGGCTGGCATCTTCTAGAAGAGCATATTCTAGTCGATGGTCAGCCCATGTCAGGCTCGTTATTCGATTTTGGACTCTATTTTTTCCATAACGCCCACAAGCTACTGGAAAACGGCTCCGGCCCCTATTTCTATTTGCCAAAACTGGAAAACAGGCATGAAGCGGCCTTGTGGAATGAGGTTTTTGTCGCAGCTCAAGAAGCGCTTGGCTTAAGCGTTGGCACAATTAAGGCTACGGTCTTGATCGAAACCATCCTTGCCGCTTTTGAGATGGATGAGATCCTCCATGCCCTGCGCGATCACATTGTGGGGCTAAATTGCGGCCGCTGGGACTACATTTTCAGCTTTATTAAAAAGTTTCGCAATCGGCCCGATTTTGTCTTGCCCGATCGCCATCAGGTGACGATGACGACTCATTTTTTGCGCTCTTATAGCCTGCTGACGATCAAAACTTGTCACCGACGGGGTGCCTTTGCAATGGGGGGTATGGCGGCTCAAATCCCCATAAAAACAGACCCCGCTGCCAATGAAGCAGCCCTTGCTAAAGTCAAGGCTGACAAAGAACGGGAAGCCGGAGATGGGCATGATGGAACCTGGGTGGCACACCCTGCCCTCGTTCCCATTGCCCGCGAAGTGTTCGACAGCAAAATGTCTGGTCTCAATCAGCTGTCTGTTTTACGAGACGACATCACCATCACGGCAGCAGATCTGCTGACTGTACCAACGGGAGCAATCACCGAAACTGGACTGCGGAATAATATTCGGGTTGGTATCTTGTACCTGACATCCTGGTTGGCTGGTTCCGGCTGCGTACCTTTGTTTAACCTGATGGAAGATGCAGCTACGTCGGAAATCTGCCGTGCCCAGATTTGGCAATGGCTCCATCACAACGCAGCGCTAGAAGACGGTCGTACCGTCGATCGCTCCCTTTTCCAAGCCATTCTTGACGAAGAGATCGCAGCATTGCGCCAAGAAATTGCCGCTCACAGCCCTTGGCAAGCAACCTTTGACAAAGCGATCGATTTGTTCGTAGGGCTTGTTACTGCCGATAACTTTGAGGAGTTCCTGACACTGCCCGCCTATCGGTATCTTGTCAGCTTTTGA
- a CDS encoding alpha/beta fold hydrolase, with amino-acid sequence MKTTVEERRINVGGLTIRYFTAGNDDDPPLVLLHGDGESALDWSWVLPILAATHRVYAPDLPGAGDSSKPDVVYSPEFYTQFVAGFLNAFGLRRAVLVGNSIGGLVALRFALSYSEAVTALVLVDSSGLGYLVSPFLSQLTLPWYGEAAIAWSKTPLGAKQRAWSRALLLFAHPTRVPAAWLAEQVRMAQMPGFLEATLSALRAELNLFGQYKVLLDSLPQLQMPTLVMWGTRDQILPKEQAEDAVKRLKQGQLALIPDCGHLPHVERPGLFAAVLIQFLDKIAY; translated from the coding sequence GTGAAAACGACGGTTGAAGAGCGGCGAATAAACGTAGGCGGTTTAACTATCCGCTACTTTACAGCGGGTAATGATGACGATCCACCTTTAGTACTGCTGCATGGAGATGGCGAAAGCGCTCTTGATTGGTCTTGGGTGCTTCCCATATTGGCAGCTACACATCGTGTCTATGCGCCGGACTTGCCAGGTGCCGGTGATAGTTCTAAACCTGATGTGGTCTATTCGCCAGAGTTTTATACGCAGTTTGTAGCCGGTTTTCTCAATGCATTTGGGCTTAGGCGGGCGGTGCTAGTCGGCAACTCGATAGGTGGACTAGTTGCCCTGCGCTTTGCGCTGTCATATTCCGAAGCAGTGACGGCGCTAGTGCTGGTAGATAGTTCCGGTCTCGGTTACTTGGTTAGCCCGTTTCTGTCCCAGTTAACCCTGCCTTGGTATGGAGAGGCTGCCATCGCCTGGAGCAAAACGCCTCTAGGTGCAAAGCAACGGGCTTGGTCACGAGCATTGCTGCTTTTCGCTCATCCTACACGGGTTCCTGCTGCATGGCTGGCAGAGCAGGTACGGATGGCACAAATGCCCGGCTTTCTTGAGGCCACCCTGTCCGCGCTGCGTGCCGAACTGAATCTATTTGGACAATATAAGGTTTTGCTCGACTCTCTACCACAGTTGCAGATGCCGACTCTTGTCATGTGGGGTACTCGCGACCAAATTTTACCAAAAGAACAGGCTGAAGATGCCGTCAAACGTTTAAAACAAGGACAACTCGCTTTGATACCCGACTGCGGTCACTTACCCCATGTGGAGCGCCCCGGACTCTTTGCCGCCGTGTTGATCCAGTTTCTTGATAAAATTGCTTATTAA
- the phaB gene encoding acetoacetyl-CoA reductase PhaB, producing MEQEAAQRSPLKKYKGELMMVSLGLEDKVIVVTGGNQGIGAAIVALLQQLGAKVAYTDIKIADGKSGAFAIQADVTDLASMESAAAQIEEKLGPVYGIVANAGITRDNFFTKLTPEDWDAVINVNLKGVNHTIKPFISSMYERGEGSVVCISSISGERGNVGQVNYAATKAAVIGLVKALARETARYGVRVNAVAPGFIDTEMTRIIPDKVKEKIIAEIPFRRFGKPEEIAWAVAFLLSPVASSYITGEVLRVNGAHHT from the coding sequence ATGGAACAGGAGGCGGCACAGCGATCGCCATTGAAAAAGTATAAAGGAGAATTGATGATGGTATCATTGGGATTGGAAGATAAAGTTATTGTTGTCACCGGCGGCAATCAAGGAATTGGAGCTGCGATCGTTGCCTTACTCCAACAGCTAGGAGCAAAGGTCGCTTATACCGACATCAAGATCGCCGACGGCAAAAGCGGAGCCTTTGCGATCCAGGCTGACGTCACCGACTTAGCATCTATGGAAAGTGCAGCTGCTCAAATTGAAGAGAAATTGGGGCCCGTTTACGGGATAGTTGCCAATGCCGGAATTACTCGCGATAACTTTTTTACCAAACTGACCCCGGAAGACTGGGATGCAGTCATCAACGTCAATTTAAAAGGTGTAAACCACACTATCAAACCCTTTATTTCCAGCATGTACGAGCGGGGAGAAGGTTCGGTTGTCTGTATCAGTTCGATTTCAGGAGAACGGGGTAATGTTGGACAAGTGAACTACGCTGCTACCAAAGCTGCTGTGATTGGTCTAGTCAAAGCTCTTGCCAGAGAAACTGCTCGCTATGGCGTGCGGGTAAATGCCGTAGCACCGGGCTTCATCGATACGGAAATGACCAGGATAATACCAGATAAAGTCAAAGAAAAGATTATTGCGGAAATTCCTTTCCGTCGCTTTGGCAAGCCGGAAGAAATTGCCTGGGCGGTAGCATTTCTCCTATCACCTGTTGCCAGCAGCTATATTACGGGTGAAGTGCTGCGAGTCAATGGTGCTCATCACACTTAA
- a CDS encoding class I SAM-dependent methyltransferase: protein MTSSKQFTGVSRTLLIPLRARAEEHTRADALFRDPQAQDWFRSLPWGADLENWYDWRYQICISVRTKLLDDITAQHIATHPNSLVVELGAGLSSRYYRVGKGKTQWIELDVPEVIDTRLTLDTQTSEHRFLATSVLDWAWMDEIPAIPPEGILFIAEGLLYYFEESEVKQLVQRLRERFAGATLALDVGGIVFKQFNANKAAHFGAPMKWFVEDERDVAALGLSVVKVFPLLNCYPERWGLVTWINWWLIFWRSLLRNFCLILETRLNPVN, encoded by the coding sequence ATGACAAGCAGCAAGCAATTTACTGGAGTCTCGCGCACGTTGCTAATTCCCCTGCGAGCCAGAGCCGAGGAACACACTCGTGCAGATGCCCTATTTCGAGATCCCCAGGCGCAGGATTGGTTCCGATCTCTGCCGTGGGGTGCTGACTTGGAAAATTGGTATGACTGGAGATACCAAATCTGCATTAGTGTGCGGACAAAGCTATTAGACGATATCACGGCGCAGCACATTGCCACCCACCCCAACTCCCTAGTCGTAGAACTGGGAGCGGGTTTATCTTCCCGTTATTATCGCGTGGGCAAGGGAAAAACTCAGTGGATTGAGTTAGACGTGCCGGAAGTCATTGACACCCGCCTTACTCTTGATACCCAAACGAGCGAGCATCGATTTTTGGCAACTTCAGTGCTGGATTGGGCTTGGATGGATGAAATCCCAGCCATTCCGCCTGAAGGTATTTTGTTTATTGCAGAGGGGTTGCTTTACTATTTTGAGGAATCGGAAGTTAAGCAGTTAGTGCAGCGCCTACGGGAACGGTTTGCAGGCGCAACATTGGCTTTGGATGTGGGGGGAATAGTTTTTAAACAGTTTAACGCGAACAAAGCCGCCCATTTTGGAGCGCCAATGAAGTGGTTTGTCGAGGATGAAAGGGATGTAGCGGCGTTGGGATTATCTGTGGTGAAGGTTTTCCCCCTGTTGAACTGCTATCCAGAACGCTGGGGTTTGGTTACCTGGATAAATTGGTGGTTAATATTTTGGCGATCGCTTCTGCGGAATTTTTGCCTGATTCTAGAGACAAGGTTAAATCCTGTGAATTAA